Proteins encoded by one window of Arachis hypogaea cultivar Tifrunner chromosome 1, arahy.Tifrunner.gnm2.J5K5, whole genome shotgun sequence:
- the LOC112790829 gene encoding ABC transporter C family member 3 has protein sequence MHLATVDDILLQPLFTRYVSASLNLILLIALLLSWIWEKVHANVNHRENNERIRLRSDGFLYFKQGPLFSLAICVFNLVLCLLTYFYLYENDGGTGSSNEVIVAISDFALRSLAWAVVCGYLQFGSSGSWGHFPSSFLRICCWVYAVVSFCCIIIDFIIYEKQAFLPIMYLVSDISAFISALFLCYLGFPRNHVVKNAPLEEALLNDESLVRNGCNRNETRGDGNSLSYYNAGFFSFLTFSWLSPLISLGNNKALDIEDLPVLHINDSAYGAFPNLRDKLESQCGDDGKVTTFKLVKAMFLSTWQLILLSALFAFVYTCASYVGPYLIDFLVQYLNGEQMFENEGYVLVLAFAVGKFVECLSQRHWMFRFQQIGVRIQSMLVGTIYAKGLKLSCKSKDAHSSGEIVNLLTVDASRVGEFCWYMHDPWVAVLQVALALLILYRSVGLASIAAFVATVIVMLLNMPVASLQEKYQNKLMEFKDKRMKSTSEILKNMRILKLQAWEMKFLEKIIQLRKAEEIWLKKFVIGSVIIRFLFFNAPTFVAVVTFGTCVLMGIPLESGKILSALATFRILQIPIYSLPDTISMIAQTKVSLDRITSFLCLDDLQANAVEKLPHGSSDLAVEVIDGNFSWDSSSSSTTLANLNLKVFHGMRVAVCGTVGSGKSSLLSCVIGEVPKLSGTIKVCGTKAYVSQSPWIQSGKIEDNILFGKEMDREKYEKVLEACSLTKDLEVLSFGDQTIVGEKGINLSGGQKQRLQIARALYQDADIYLFDDPFSAVDAHTGSHLFKECILGLLQTKTVIYITHQIEFLPDADLILVMKDGRITQSGKYNDILKSGTDFMELVGAHQEALSSIKSLERRTSSKSLERRLSSKSFERSPTSKTLGLTVEDSDSLSSFGEQDLENIDDQNGKPDEIVDKKGQLVQDEEREKGRVEFKVYWKYMTTAYGGVLVPFILLSQILTVALNVASNYWMTLATPVSATAEAAVGSVTLMAVYAALAIGSSIGNLVRSMLTVISGYVTATILFNKLHMCLFRAPMSFFDATPSGRILNRASTDQSAIDINIPNILWAVTFNLAFVLGSIAVMSQAAWQVFIVFIPVVAACIWYQQYYSASARELARLVGICQAPVIQHFSETISGSTTIRAFEQESRFGDINMKLTDRYSLPKMFSAIAMEWLCFRLDILSSITFAFCLIFLVSFPNAITPGIAGLAVTYGLNLNSQVVNIVWFLCQLENKIISVERIFQYTSIPSEPPLVIEDNQPDPSWPPFGEVHIQDLQVRYAPHLPLVLRGLTCTFAAGAKNGIVGRTGSGKTTLVQTLFRLVEPVAGKILIDSINISSIGIHDLRSKLSIIPQDPTMFEGTIRNNLDPLEEYTDEQIWEALDMCQLGDEVRKKEEKLDSIVTENGENWSMGQRQLVCLGRILLKKSKILVLDEATASVDTATDNIIQQTVKQNFSGCTIITIAHRITSILDSDMVLFLNQGLIEEYDSPKKLLKNKSSALAQLVEEYTRRSNSGFES, from the exons ATGCACCTTGCAACTGTTGATGATATTCTCCTCCAACCGCTTTTCACGCGTTATGTATCTGCTTCGTTGAACCTAATTCTGTTAATTGCGCTGCTTCTGTCATGGATATGGGAGAAAGTTCATGCGAATGTGAACCATAGAGAAAACAATGAAAGAATTCGATTACGTAGTGATGGATTCTTGTACTTCAAACAAGGTCCACTTTTTAGCTTAGCTATTTGTGTGTTCAACCTTGTGCTGTGCTTGCTAACCTACTTTTACTTGTATGAAAATGATGGTGGTACTGGTTCCTCAAACGAAGTTATTGTTGCAATTTCTGATTTTGCTCTTAGATCACTTGCTTGGGCTGTTGTTTGTGGTTATTTGCAATTTGGAAGCTCCGGTTCTTGGGGACATTTCCCCTCAAGTTTCTTGAGGATTTGTTGCTGGGTATATGCTGTTGTTTCCTTTTGTTGCATTATAATAGACTTTATAATCTATGAAAAGCAAGCTTTCTTGCCGATTATGTATCTTGTTTCCGATATAAGTGCTTTTATTAGTGCTTTATTTCTGTGTTATTTGGGGTTTCCCCGAAACCATGTTGTTAAGAATGCCCCTCTTGAAGAAGCCCTTTTGAATGATGAATCTTTGGTGAGGAACGGTTGTAATCGCAATGAAACCAGAGGAGATGGAAATTCATTGAGCTATTACAATGCTGGATTCTTTAGTTTTCTTACATTCTCTTGGTTGAGTCCATTGATATCTCTAGGCAATAACAAGGCTTTAGATATCGAGGATCTTCCTGTTCTTCATATCAATGATAGTGCCTATGGGGCTTTTCCAAATCTTAGGGACAAGCTTGAGTCACAATGTGGTGATGATGGGAAAGTAACCACTTTTAAGTTGGTTAAGGCAATGTTCTTGTCAACATGGCAGCTGATCTTACTGTCAGCCTTATTTGCATTCGTGTACACTTGTGCTTCTTATGTTGGTCCTTATTTGATTGATTTCCTTGTTCAATACCTCAATGGGGAGCAAATGTTTGAAAACGAAGGCTATGTTTTGGTATTGGCATTTGCTGTTGGTAAGTTTGTGGAGTGCCTCTCGCAGAGACATTGGATGTTCAGGTTCCAGCAGATTGGGGTTAGGATACAATCAATGTTGGTGGGGACGATCTATGCTAAAGGTTTGAAGCTTTCGTGTAAATCGAAGGATGCTCATAGTAGCGGAGAAATCGTGAACTTGTTGACTGTTGATGCTTCAAGGGTTGGTGAATTTTGTTGGTACATGCATGATCCATGGGTGGCTGTTTTGCAAGTTGCTTTGGCCTTGTTGATTCTGTATCGGAGTGTTGGGCTTGCTTCAATTGCTGCTTTTGTTGCCACCGTAATTGTGATGTTGCTAAACATGCCAGTGGCATCATTGCaagaaaaataccaaaataaGTTAATGGAGTTCAAAGACAAACGAATGAAGTCAACGTCTGAGATCTTAAAGAATATGAGGATTCTGAAACTGCAAGCTTGGGAGATGAAGTTCTTAGAGAAGATCATTCAGCTTAGGAAGGCTGAGGAGATATGGCTAAAGAAATTTGTCATTGGTTCAGTGATTATTAGATTTCTCTTCTTTAATGCCCCAACTTTTGTTGCTGTGGTTACTTTTGGTACATGTGTTCTTATGGGCATACCACTTGAATCAGGGAAGATCTTATCTGCACTCGCAACTTTCCGAATTCTTCAAATTCCCATATATAGCCTCCCTGACACAATTTCAATGATAGCACAAACTAAGGTCTCACTTGATAGGATCACATCATTTCTTTGTCTAGATGACTTGCAAGCCAATGCAGTAGAGAAACTTCCGCATGGTAGTTCTGATTTAGCAGTTGAAGTTATAGATGGAAATTTCTCATGGGATTCCTCTTCCTCTAGTACTACTCTGGCGAACCTAAATCTCAAAGTTTTTCATGGCATGAGGGTTGCTGTTTGTGGCACTGTTGGATCTGGAAAGTCAAGTTTACTTTCTTGTGTGATTGGTGAAGTCCCAAAGCTATCTGGGACCATTAAAGTGTGTGGAACAAAGGCTTATGTTTCTCAGTCGCCATGGATACAAAGTGGTAAGATAGAAGATAACATACTATTTGGCAAAGAGATGGACAGGGAAAAGTATGAGAAGGTACTAGAAGCATGTTCCTTAACAAAAGACCTAGAGGTTCTATCATTTGGTGACCAGACTATTGTTGGTGAGAAAGGAATCAATTTGAGTGGTGGACAGAAGCAAAGATTACAAATAGCTCGCGCTCTTTACCAAGATGCTGATATATACCTGTTTGATGACCCTTTCAGTGCTGTGGATGCTCATACAGGATCTCATCTTTTTAAG GAGTGTATACTCGGCCTTTTACAAACAAAAACTGTGATATACATTACTCATCAGATAGAGTTCTTACCTGATGCTGATCTAATATTg GTCATGAAAGATGGAAGGATAACTCAGTCTGGAAAATACAATGACATTCTCAAGTCAGGCACTGATTTTATGGAACTCGTAGGGGCACATCAGGAAGCTTTGTCTTCAATTAAATCTTTAGAGAGAAGGACTTCAAGTAAATCTTTAGAGAGAAGGCTTTCGAGTAAATCTTTTGAGAGAAGTCCCACGTCTAAGACATTAGGTCTCACCGTGGAGGATAGTGATTCACTAAGTTCTTTTGGAGAGCAAGACTTGGAAAACATTGATGATCAAAATGGTAAACCAGACGAAATAGTTGATAAAAAAGGCCAACTTGTTCAAGACGAAGAACGAGAAAAGGGTAGAGTTGAGTTTAAAGTCTACTGGAAATACATGACAACAGCATATGGAGGTGTTCTTGTACCCTTCATATTACTTTCACAAATACTTACTGTAGCTTTGAATGTTGCGAGTAATTACTGGATGACTTTGGCAACTCCAGTTTCTGCAACTGCAGAAGCTGCTGTTGGAAGTGTTACGCTTATGGCTGTCTATGCTGCTTTAGCAATTGGAAGTTCCATTGGCAACCTTGTCAGATCAATGCTTACTGTGATATCTGGATATGTGACTGCAACCATACTCTTCAATAAATTGCATATGTGCCTTTTTCGAGCACCAATGTCATTTTTTGATGCCACCCCAAGTGGGCGAATCCTTAATAGA GCTTCAACAGACCAAAGTGCAATAGATATTAACATTCCAAATATATTATGGGCAGTTACCTTCAATCTGGCTTTTGTCTTGGGAAGTATTGCAGTGATGTCTCAAGCTGCATGGCAAGTGTTTATTGTATTTATTCCGGTGGTCGCAGCATGCATTTGGTACCAG CAATACTATTCAGCATCGGCACGGGAATTGGCACGGTTAGTTGGTATATGCCAAGCTCCAGTAATACAACATTTTTCTGAAACCATTTCTGGATCAACAACCATAAGAGCTTTTGAGCAAGAATCAAGATTCGGTGACATAAACATGAAATTGACGGATAGATATTCCCTACCAAAGATGTTTTCTGCTATAGCAATGGAATGGTTGTGTTTCAGATTGGATATTTTATCCTCCATCACATTTGCGTTCTGTTTGATTTTCTTGGTATCTTTTCCAAATGCAATTACTCCTG GCATTGCGGGGTTGGCTGTGACGTATGGGCTCAATTTAAATTCACAAGTGGTTAATATAGTTTGGTTTCTTTGCCAATTGGAGAACAAAATTATATCTGTAGAAAGAATTTTTCAATACACCTCCATCCCAAGTGAACCTCCTCTTGTCATAGAAGACAACCAACCTGATCCTTCATGGCCACCATTCGGGGAGGTTCATATCCAAGATCTACAG GTCAGGTATGCTCCTCACTTACCACTTGTATTACGTGGACTTACTTGCACTTTCGCTGCTGGAGCAAAAAATGGCATTGTGGGAAGAACTGGAAGCGGGAAAACAACTCTAGTGCAAACACTTTTCCGGCTTGTTGAGCCAGTTGCTGGAAAAATATTGATTGATAGCATCAATATATCTTCAATTGGAATTCATGATTTAAGATCCAAATTAAGCATTATTCCACAGGATCCAACAATGTTTGAAGGGACTATAAGGAACAACTTAGATCCACTGGAAGAATACACAGATGAACAAATTTGGGAG GCTTTAGATATGTGCCAACTTGGAGATGAAgtaaggaagaaagaagagaagctggacTCCATAG TTACCGAGAATGGCGAAAATTGGAGTATGGGTCAAAGACAGTTGGTCTGCCTTGGCCGCATCTTACTAAAGAAAAGCAAGATCCTAGTGCTTGACGAGGCTACGGCATCAGTTGATACAGCCACAGATAATATTATTCAGCAAACAGTTAAGCAGAATTTTTCAGGCTGCACAATAATTACAATTGCTCATAGAATAACTTCAATCCTTGACAGTGACATGGTTCTGTTTCTTAACCAAG GACTTATTGAGGAATATGATTCACCAAAAAAGTTGCTTAAGAACAAATCTTCAGCTCTTGCTCAACTAGTTGAAGAATACACTCGAAGGTCAAACTCTGGTTTTGAAAGTTGA